One segment of Thermoanaerobacter kivui DNA contains the following:
- a CDS encoding 4Fe-4S dicluster domain-containing protein: MAWLTGYPREKVNWFPTIDHDKCVKCGMCMNCGRNVYEWTKEGPIVAQPYNCIIGCNTCANLCLGNAISFPNLNELRELYKREGIWEKVKEQLQREVSLILKRSCQER; the protein is encoded by the coding sequence ATGGCTTGGTTAACTGGATATCCAAGAGAAAAAGTAAATTGGTTTCCCACAATTGATCATGATAAATGTGTTAAATGCGGGATGTGCATGAATTGTGGCAGAAATGTTTATGAGTGGACAAAAGAAGGACCTATTGTTGCACAACCTTATAATTGCATAATAGGTTGTAATACATGTGCCAATCTTTGTCTTGGAAATGCAATTTCCTTCCCAAACTTAAACGAATTGCGTGAACTTTACAAAAGGGAAGGCATATGGGAAAAAGTCAAAGAGCAACTACAAAGAGAGGTAAGCTTGATATTAAAAAGGAGCTGTCAAGAAAGATAG
- a CDS encoding ASKHA domain-containing protein, which translates to MAKVFFKQYLKMKLPGQGDNIAYVDRVREKLENLLHGRVEIPFELYEKIYKEFEKGKGEVTCSLMYDEKYHLLSIQAGRVEECYAVAIDIGSTTISAELIDLNTGEVLDSANCTNSQVKIGEDVLHRMFHAFNNKAGRDELQKLVAGDILSILDRFSKKIDMENLLGIGIGANTVMVHLLLNLPIETICRVPKTPIINAPGFIKAADIGINVNSFARMYILPSIGSYVGGDVVGGILISDMWKKEEVSFFIDIGTNAEMMLGNKDWLLCAAGAAGPAFEGGSLEKGMRAMEGAIDEVRYEDGKFKFHVIGDVKPIGICGTGMIKLLSELFIHGLVDRRGKLINGDRIFITEDVYITQNDIDNFMRTKAGANAAVSYMLETMNINLSDLDKFYVAGALGEYIDIEAAINIGMYPDIPRDKFVILGNTSLKAAKKMLMEREAHKVLKDIKENLTYMELGEEEGYIHYLEKALFLPHTDLSLYPSVEKRINLKR; encoded by the coding sequence ATGGCAAAGGTTTTTTTTAAGCAGTATCTAAAAATGAAGTTACCGGGACAAGGTGATAATATAGCCTATGTAGATAGAGTAAGAGAGAAGTTGGAAAATTTGCTCCATGGAAGGGTTGAAATTCCTTTTGAATTGTACGAAAAAATATACAAGGAATTTGAAAAAGGAAAAGGCGAGGTTACCTGCTCTTTGATGTATGATGAGAAGTATCACTTGTTGTCAATTCAAGCAGGTAGAGTAGAGGAATGTTACGCAGTTGCCATTGACATAGGAAGCACCACAATATCAGCAGAGTTGATTGATCTTAACACTGGTGAGGTTTTAGATTCAGCAAATTGTACCAATTCGCAAGTCAAGATAGGGGAAGATGTTCTGCATCGAATGTTTCATGCTTTCAACAACAAAGCAGGAAGGGACGAACTTCAGAAGTTGGTGGCCGGAGATATTTTGTCTATCCTTGATAGATTCTCTAAGAAAATAGACATGGAGAATCTGTTAGGTATAGGCATAGGGGCTAATACTGTTATGGTCCACCTGCTTTTGAATCTTCCCATAGAGACAATTTGCAGGGTGCCTAAAACCCCTATAATAAATGCTCCGGGCTTTATCAAAGCTGCAGATATAGGTATTAATGTAAATTCATTTGCAAGGATGTATATCTTGCCAAGCATTGGCAGCTATGTAGGTGGGGATGTTGTAGGCGGAATATTGATTTCTGATATGTGGAAGAAAGAAGAGGTTTCTTTTTTTATCGATATAGGCACAAATGCAGAAATGATGCTTGGAAACAAGGACTGGCTACTTTGCGCAGCTGGAGCGGCAGGTCCTGCTTTTGAAGGAGGTAGCCTTGAAAAAGGCATGAGGGCAATGGAAGGGGCTATTGATGAAGTCAGATATGAAGATGGCAAATTTAAGTTCCATGTTATAGGCGATGTCAAACCGATTGGCATATGTGGTACAGGTATGATAAAGCTTTTATCTGAGCTATTTATTCATGGTCTTGTAGACAGAAGAGGCAAGCTTATAAATGGTGATAGGATATTCATTACAGAGGATGTTTACATTACTCAAAACGATATAGATAATTTTATGAGAACAAAGGCAGGAGCTAATGCAGCCGTTTCGTATATGCTGGAAACTATGAATATAAACTTAAGTGACCTTGACAAATTTTATGTAGCAGGCGCGCTTGGTGAATACATTGATATAGAAGCGGCGATAAACATAGGGATGTATCCTGACATTCCAAGAGATAAATTTGTCATTCTTGGGAATACATCCTTAAAGGCTGCGAAAAAGATGCTCATGGAAAGAGAGGCTCATAAGGTTTTAAAGGATATTAAAGAGAACCTCACATATATGGAGTTAGGTGAGGAAGAGGGCTATATACACTACCTTGAAAAAGCTTTATTCCTTCCTCATACCGACCTTAGCCTTTACCCAAGCGTTGAGAAAAGGATTAATTTAAAAAGATAG
- a CDS encoding GerAB/ArcD/ProY family transporter, which yields MLKKIEKSEITSGKKLSMKQFIFLIIIIITATESVCLPSFVASYAKEDSWLSVIISTIFSAFIFLIYYKLAMIFKEQSLFEYIEKITGKFIGKIISILYLLFCLNVAFVVTRQLIEIMNTAFMPETPALVFLIVTTIPVIYAVSKGLFVIAKMNEILLPFGIFALIFLTVMSLRNVKLDNFTPILAKGILPPLIGSFPITSWILESVILLVIFPHIEQKEKTLKGGLFAIIIVGFVSLIGVLPIGIFGAETTANMQFPILEQARNIRIENYTARFDVFIVSIWITGIYIKIAVFIYFFLKGIEEIFKCDDYRFALLPMATFLSILPAYACRDIGNFLEYLKKVFTTENLIIEIIIPVLLFIIAKIKKLDKRN from the coding sequence ATGTTAAAAAAAATTGAAAAAAGCGAAATAACATCAGGAAAGAAATTATCTATGAAACAATTCATATTTCTTATAATTATAATCATAACAGCTACAGAAAGTGTATGTCTTCCGTCCTTCGTGGCTTCTTATGCAAAAGAAGATTCGTGGTTATCTGTGATAATCTCAACCATCTTCAGTGCTTTTATTTTTTTAATATATTATAAATTGGCAATGATATTTAAAGAACAGTCCTTATTTGAATATATTGAAAAAATTACAGGAAAATTTATTGGGAAAATTATATCAATACTATATCTTCTATTTTGCCTTAATGTAGCATTTGTTGTAACAAGACAACTTATAGAAATTATGAATACTGCCTTTATGCCGGAAACACCTGCCCTGGTGTTCCTTATCGTCACAACAATCCCTGTAATATATGCTGTATCAAAAGGTCTTTTTGTCATTGCCAAGATGAATGAGATTCTTCTCCCTTTTGGAATATTTGCCCTAATTTTTTTAACAGTAATGTCTCTGCGCAATGTAAAACTTGATAATTTTACACCAATTTTAGCAAAAGGAATTCTGCCTCCTTTAATTGGTTCTTTTCCAATAACTTCATGGATCCTTGAAAGTGTCATTCTACTTGTTATTTTTCCTCATATTGAACAAAAAGAAAAAACCTTAAAAGGAGGCCTTTTCGCAATAATAATAGTAGGTTTCGTCTCTCTTATAGGTGTTCTTCCAATAGGAATTTTTGGTGCTGAGACGACTGCTAATATGCAGTTTCCTATATTGGAACAGGCTCGCAACATAAGAATAGAAAATTATACTGCGAGGTTTGATGTCTTTATTGTATCCATATGGATTACAGGGATTTATATAAAGATCGCTGTATTTATATACTTTTTCCTGAAAGGCATTGAAGAAATTTTCAAATGTGATGATTATAGATTTGCTTTGCTCCCCATGGCAACTTTCCTCTCGATTTTACCTGCCTATGCCTGCAGAGATATAGGAAATTTTCTTGAATACCTAAAAAAAGTCTTTACAACAGAAAACCTTATAATAGAGATAATAATACCTGTGCTACTTTTTATTATAGCAAAGATTAAAAAATTAGATAAAAGAAACTAG
- a CDS encoding (Fe-S)-binding protein produces MENTIIKHYEVKIDYAACHAGGEILVATIKVDRDLTEILPYINALAEKAKYLSNLNWIKFNFKGFPEECKGKPWTVAIQGDTISLRPFLDKDVAKEICDECIKYINDIISRKGQITPSYKEWKQPKAIDIFKYLPKSNCKKCGLPTCMSFATKLSLDEVAIDDCPELIPDSENYQKIAEMF; encoded by the coding sequence ATGGAAAACACAATTATTAAGCATTATGAGGTAAAAATTGATTATGCAGCGTGTCATGCGGGTGGTGAAATTCTTGTAGCAACAATAAAGGTGGACCGTGACCTTACAGAAATACTACCCTATATCAATGCTCTAGCCGAAAAGGCAAAATATCTTTCTAATTTAAATTGGATAAAATTCAACTTCAAAGGATTTCCTGAAGAGTGCAAAGGCAAGCCATGGACGGTTGCAATCCAAGGAGATACCATTTCGCTTAGACCTTTCTTAGATAAAGATGTTGCCAAAGAAATCTGTGATGAATGTATCAAATATATCAACGATATTATTAGTCGCAAAGGTCAAATAACACCAAGTTACAAAGAATGGAAACAGCCAAAAGCAATTGACATCTTTAAGTATTTACCAAAGAGCAATTGTAAAAAGTGCGGATTACCTACATGCATGTCCTTTGCTACAAAATTATCATTAGATGAAGTAGCCATTGATGATTGTCCAGAATTGATACCAGATTCAGAAAATTATCAAAAGATAGCTGAAATGTTTTAA
- a CDS encoding FAD-dependent thymidylate synthase: MKMRKLSHEEERLLENFVTDVYGPVYFIHSLPEFIIPPINSKVSRRDTSWRLNIIESLTDGDLDITEYIPKHSIPLEKAIQKAKEFHEKWVERFGHSSIAEQHLMHLCVEDVSRLLSGDIELMNRRPAFIEWSQRYQKPTKDKVVIPPELEEYPELKEKFLKVWNISYDVYEKLVEVLTKYLAKTEEKKEGESEEKFYNRISKIAFEDARYALLLATRTSFAVALNALDLQDIVRKLFAHPTIEAKLLAERIIEQGEKIVPSMLRHTNPTTYQLKVHDRLKNLANFVKEVEPSDEDVILVDYTGKDSEYSPEDVVIMHILFTYSGKSFKAVQNAVKNMTEEEKTKIIQEAVKEIGEFDHLIEAFKSVRFKFQLKISEANWHQLLRHRTIVFDYSEPTIENGFVIPPNIEKANATETLIEAIKASEELYRVLKEKLPSVSSYVVTNAHKRLVLMNADLWAFDHFANLRCTNEAQWDIRNVSFKMLDLIKEVAPQLTPFMARRKRA, encoded by the coding sequence ATGAAAATGAGAAAGCTGTCCCATGAGGAAGAAAGGCTTTTAGAAAACTTTGTAACAGATGTATACGGTCCTGTCTATTTCATACACTCTTTACCCGAATTTATCATACCTCCTATAAATTCAAAAGTGAGCAGGAGAGATACAAGTTGGAGGCTTAATATAATTGAATCCTTGACAGATGGAGATTTGGACATAACCGAGTACATACCTAAGCACAGTATACCTTTGGAAAAAGCGATACAAAAGGCTAAAGAATTTCACGAAAAGTGGGTGGAAAGGTTTGGCCATTCTTCCATTGCGGAACAGCATTTAATGCATTTGTGTGTAGAAGATGTTTCGAGGCTTTTATCAGGGGATATTGAGCTTATGAACAGACGACCGGCTTTTATAGAGTGGAGCCAGAGGTACCAAAAGCCAACCAAAGACAAAGTTGTAATACCTCCAGAACTTGAGGAATATCCAGAGTTAAAAGAAAAGTTTTTAAAAGTGTGGAATATTTCTTATGATGTTTATGAAAAACTTGTAGAAGTGCTGACAAAATATTTGGCAAAGACAGAGGAGAAAAAAGAGGGAGAAAGCGAAGAGAAATTTTACAATAGAATCAGTAAAATAGCTTTTGAGGATGCGAGATATGCTCTTCTTTTAGCTACAAGGACAAGCTTTGCAGTGGCGTTAAATGCGTTGGATTTACAGGATATTGTAAGGAAGCTTTTTGCGCATCCTACTATAGAGGCAAAATTATTGGCTGAAAGGATAATAGAACAAGGTGAAAAAATTGTTCCCAGTATGCTAAGACATACAAATCCTACTACTTATCAATTAAAAGTTCATGATAGGTTAAAAAATTTAGCGAATTTTGTAAAGGAAGTCGAACCTTCGGATGAGGATGTCATTTTAGTAGATTATACAGGGAAAGATAGCGAATATTCTCCTGAAGATGTTGTAATCATGCATATTTTGTTTACATATTCAGGAAAAAGTTTTAAAGCAGTACAAAATGCAGTAAAAAATATGACAGAAGAGGAAAAGACAAAAATTATACAAGAGGCAGTTAAAGAAATTGGTGAGTTTGACCATTTGATAGAGGCTTTTAAATCTGTAAGGTTTAAATTTCAATTGAAAATAAGTGAAGCAAATTGGCATCAGCTTTTAAGACACAGGACAATTGTCTTTGATTACAGTGAACCTACAATTGAAAATGGTTTTGTCATTCCCCCAAATATAGAGAAAGCCAACGCTACTGAGACTTTGATAGAAGCTATAAAAGCTTCAGAAGAGTTGTACAGAGTGTTAAAAGAAAAACTGCCATCAGTAAGCTCGTATGTGGTTACGAATGCGCACAAGCGTTTGGTACTTATGAATGCGGATTTATGGGCTTTTGACCATTTTGCAAATTTGAGATGCACTAATGAAGCTCAATGGGATATAAGAAACGTGTCTTTTAAGATGCTGGACTTGATTAAAGAAGTGGCACCTCAATTGACACCATTTATGGCAAGGCGAAAAAGAGCTTAA
- a CDS encoding sulfite exporter TauE/SafE family protein, whose translation MTILTEVIILLITGAAVGFASGMLGVGGCFIMVPVQYWILQKLGVDPTIAIRVAFGTNLMVVLPTSISGAITHNRKGAVRWKQGILLGISAFAGSFLGAYIASKTPGAVLTKVFGIAVVLGAIRMATAKPMKQEKEIVDNVWTYIICGVLLGIVSGIIGIGGGVLMVPVMVLALRFKMHEAIGTSMVMMAFSALGGAISYMVNGLGIAGLPPYSTGYVNWVQFGALAATSIPFAAIGSLVSHKVPAKQLKLLFAIVFLYMGLKMIGVFQWLHLPI comes from the coding sequence ATGACCATATTAACAGAGGTCATAATATTGCTGATAACTGGAGCAGCTGTTGGTTTTGCTTCAGGTATGCTGGGTGTAGGTGGATGCTTTATTATGGTTCCGGTTCAGTACTGGATTCTACAAAAATTAGGTGTTGATCCTACCATTGCTATAAGGGTGGCTTTCGGCACTAACCTGATGGTTGTGCTTCCTACATCAATCAGCGGTGCGATTACACATAATCGTAAAGGTGCTGTAAGATGGAAACAAGGAATACTCCTTGGAATATCAGCTTTTGCAGGTTCCTTTTTAGGTGCTTATATTGCTTCTAAGACACCAGGGGCAGTTCTTACAAAGGTATTTGGCATTGCTGTGGTTTTAGGAGCTATCAGAATGGCAACCGCAAAACCAATGAAGCAGGAAAAAGAGATTGTAGATAATGTATGGACATATATAATATGTGGTGTATTGTTAGGCATTGTATCAGGAATCATTGGAATTGGTGGCGGAGTATTAATGGTACCTGTTATGGTTCTCGCTTTAAGGTTCAAAATGCATGAAGCTATTGGAACATCTATGGTTATGATGGCATTTTCAGCTTTAGGTGGAGCAATATCATATATGGTAAATGGCTTAGGAATTGCAGGATTACCTCCGTATTCTACAGGTTATGTTAATTGGGTGCAGTTCGGGGCTTTGGCTGCCACAAGTATCCCTTTTGCAGCAATTGGCTCATTAGTTTCACACAAAGTTCCTGCAAAACAGCTTAAACTCCTATTTGCTATAGTATTCCTCTACATGGGATTAAAGATGATAGGAGTGTTTCAGTGGTTGCATTTGCCGATTTGA
- a CDS encoding MazG-like family protein, with the protein MKTNFKEISLPKLNNLTPSLESTALKLMEEAGELAQAIGKFRGLNGENVTLSEKEIMEKVSEELLDVAQVAVSMMFVLEEKYNINIEEKLKEHIEKLKRKGYIK; encoded by the coding sequence ATGAAAACGAATTTTAAGGAGATAAGCTTGCCTAAACTCAATAATTTGACGCCATCATTGGAATCCACGGCTCTTAAATTAATGGAGGAAGCTGGAGAATTGGCGCAAGCTATAGGAAAATTTAGAGGTTTAAATGGTGAGAATGTCACCCTAAGTGAAAAAGAAATTATGGAAAAAGTTTCTGAAGAGCTTTTAGATGTGGCACAGGTAGCGGTTTCAATGATGTTTGTTTTGGAAGAAAAATACAATATAAATATAGAAGAAAAACTCAAGGAACATATAGAAAAGTTAAAAAGAAAAGGCTATATAAAAT
- a CDS encoding ArsR/SmtB family transcription factor, with product MEQKSIDILKALADNNRISILFLLSKHEMAVCEVMDALKMSQPAVSHHLKILKQAGLIRDSREGKMTYYSLDIEMFNNCMKVLENEIFSVIRSNLKNGISCSRIRSSPDLCEKIKKNLLKS from the coding sequence ATCGAACAAAAGAGCATCGATATATTAAAAGCTTTAGCGGATAATAACAGAATAAGTATTTTATTTCTCCTTTCTAAACACGAAATGGCAGTTTGTGAAGTCATGGATGCTTTAAAAATGTCCCAGCCAGCAGTATCACATCATCTAAAAATATTGAAACAAGCGGGATTAATTAGAGACTCAAGAGAAGGTAAAATGACCTATTATTCGCTTGACATTGAAATGTTCAATAACTGTATGAAAGTTTTGGAAAATGAGATTTTTTCAGTAATTAGAAGCAATCTGAAAAATGGCATATCTTGTTCACGAATACGTTCTTCACCTGATTTATGTGAGAAAATCAAGAAAAATCTTTTAAAATCATAA